A segment of the Mycobacterium intracellulare ATCC 13950 genome:
GCTTCGGCTGTATGACACCTCTGACCGGCAGGTGCGCCCCGTGGCGTCCGGGTCGACCGCCACGATGTACGTCTGCGGCATCACCCCGTACGACGCGACCCACCTGGGCCACGCCGCAACCTATCTGGCGTTCGATCTCATCTACCGCCAATGGCTGGATCTCGGCCACGACGTCCACTACGTCCAGAACGTCACCGACGTCGACGACCCTCTGCTGGAGCGCGCCGAGCGCGACGGCATCGACTGGCGGGAGCTGGCGCAGCGCGAGGTGTCGCTGTTCCGTGAGGACATGACCGCGCTGCGCATGCTGGCACCCCGCGAGTACGTCGGGGCGACCGAGGCGATCGCCGAGGTCGTCGAGCTGGTCGAGAAGATGCTGGCGTCCGGGGCGGCCTACGTCGTCGAGGGCGAATACCCCGACATCTACTACCGCGCCGACGCCACGCCCCAGTTCGGCTACGAGTCGGGCTATGACCGAGAAACCATGCTGCGCTTGTTCTCCGAGCGCGGCGGCGACCCGCAGCGGCCCGGCAAGACCGATCAGCTCGACGCCCTGCTATGGCGGGCGGCGCGGCCCGGGGAGCCCAGCTGGCCCTCGCCGTTCGGCGACGGACGGCCCGGCTGGCACGTCGAGTGCGCGGCGATCGCCCTCAGCCGCATCGGCAGCGGCCTGGACATTCAGGGCGGGGGCAGCGACCTGATCTTTCCGCACCACGAATTCACCGCCGCGCACGCCGAATGTGTCCGCGGCGAAAGGCGATTCGCGCGCCACTACGTGCACGCCGGGATGATCGGCTGGGACGGGCACAAGATGTCCAAGAGCCGAGGCAACCTGGTGCTGGTGTCGACGCTGCGCGCCCAAGGCGTCGAGGCGGCGGCCATCCGGCTGGGCCTGCTGGCCGGCCACTACCGCGGCGACCGGTACTGGAGCCAGCAGGTGCTCGACGAGGCCGTCGCCCGGCTGCAGCGCTGGCGCACCGCGACCGCGCTCCCGACCGGCCCCGACGCCGCCGACGTGATCGCGCGGGTGCGCCAATATCTGGCCGACGACCTCGACACGCCCAAAGCGCTTGCGGCGCTTGATGGTTGGTCAACCGATGCGCTCGAGTACGGTGGCCACGACGCCGAGGCGCCCCGCTTGGTGGCGACCGCGGTCGATGCGCTCCTGGGCGTGGCCCTGTAGTCGCGGTAAACCTATCGCGAGGAAAACCGCTCGCACGTTCTGCAACCTCTAGCGGAGTCGACGCGAAAGTCATGCATCTGCGGACGGCGCCTGAGCCGATTCAAGCCGTTCCTATGAGTTTGCTAAGGGGGCCTCGGCCGGTGCCCCGGGAAACTTATGAAACAGCTGTACAATCAGCATATTTAATTTACATATGTGTGAATTGAGGGGTAGAAAATAATTTGCTGTCCGCGGCCTACCCGAGTATATTTCAAGTAATACTGGTTCTAGAGGGGTGAGGTCCCGCGCGTACGAGGAGCGGGTCAGCTCGGTGGATATCGGGCAGACGGCGAGGCTGACCGGCAAGTCGCGATCGTAGTCGGCGGCACAAACAACGTGTGGCGGCTACC
Coding sequences within it:
- the mshC gene encoding cysteine--1-D-myo-inosityl 2-amino-2-deoxy-alpha-D-glucopyranoside ligase, with the protein product MQSWSSPQVPVLAGRGPELRLYDTSDRQVRPVASGSTATMYVCGITPYDATHLGHAATYLAFDLIYRQWLDLGHDVHYVQNVTDVDDPLLERAERDGIDWRELAQREVSLFREDMTALRMLAPREYVGATEAIAEVVELVEKMLASGAAYVVEGEYPDIYYRADATPQFGYESGYDRETMLRLFSERGGDPQRPGKTDQLDALLWRAARPGEPSWPSPFGDGRPGWHVECAAIALSRIGSGLDIQGGGSDLIFPHHEFTAAHAECVRGERRFARHYVHAGMIGWDGHKMSKSRGNLVLVSTLRAQGVEAAAIRLGLLAGHYRGDRYWSQQVLDEAVARLQRWRTATALPTGPDAADVIARVRQYLADDLDTPKALAALDGWSTDALEYGGHDAEAPRLVATAVDALLGVAL